One Myripristis murdjan chromosome 18, fMyrMur1.1, whole genome shotgun sequence DNA window includes the following coding sequences:
- the ap1s1 gene encoding AP-1 complex subunit sigma-1A: MMRFMLLFSRQGKLRLQKWYTATAERDKKKMVRELMQVVLARKPKMCSFLEWRDLKIVYKRYASLYFCCAVEEQDNELITLEVIHRFVELLDKYFGSVCELDIIFNFEKAYFILDEFLMGGEIQDTSKKSVLKAIEQADLLQEEDESPRSVLEEMGLA, from the exons ATGCGTTTCATGCTGCTGTTCAGCCGCCAGGGGAAGCTGCGGCTACAGAAGTGGTACACAGCCACTGCCGAGCGTGACAAAAAGAAGATGGTCAGAGAGCTCATGCAAGTAGTGCTGGCCCGCAAGCCTAAAATGTGCAGTTTCCTGGAGTGGCGGGACCTCAAGATTGTctataaaag gTATGCCAGCCTGTATTTCTGCTGTGCAGTTGAAGAGCAAGACAATGAGCTAATCACCCTGGAAGTCATACATCGCTTTGTTGAACTGCTGGATAAATACTTTGGCAGC GTGTGTGAGCTGGACATAATTTTTAACTTTGAGAAGGCCTACTTCATCCTAGACGAGTTCCTCATGGGAGGAGAGATCCAGGACACGTCTAAGAAGAGTGTCCTCAAAGCCATTGAACAAGCTGACCTACTGCAGGAG GAAGATGAGTCGCCCAGGAGTGTATTGGAGGAGATGGGGCTGGCGTAG